From a region of the Rhinopithecus roxellana isolate Shanxi Qingling chromosome 8, ASM756505v1, whole genome shotgun sequence genome:
- the ANP32E gene encoding acidic leucine-rich nuclear phosphoprotein 32 family member E isoform X3 — protein MEMKKKINLELRNRAPEEVTELVLDNCLCVNGEIEGLNDTFKELEFLSMANVELSSLARLPSLNKLRKLELSDNIISGGLEVLAEKCPNLTYLNLSGNKIKDLSTVEALMEMKMMKRKRKMKLVHQKDMRKRRRKRKMRMRMKMKMKMKQVQSWEREKRKWASHT, from the exons ATGGAGATGAAGAAGAAGATTAACCTGGAGTTAAGGAACAGAGCCCCGGAGGAG GTGACAGAGTTAGTCCTTGATAATTGCCTGTGTGTAAATGGAGAAATTGAAGGCCTGAATGATACTTTCAAAGAACTAGAATTTCTGAGTATGGCTAATGTGGAACTAAGTTCACTGGCCCGGCTTCCCAGCTTAAATAAACTTCGAAAA TTGGAGCTTAGTGATAACATAAtttctggaggcttggaagtccTGGCAGAGAAATGTCCAAATCTTACCTACCTCAATCTGagtggaaacaaaataaaagatctCAGTACAGTAGAAGCTCTG atggagatgaagatgatgaagaggaagaggaaaatgaagctGGTCCACCAGAAGGatatgaggaagaggaggaggaagaggaagatgaggatgaggatgaagatgaagatgaagatgaagcAGGTTCAGAgttgggagagggagaagaggaagtggGCCTCTCATacttaa